A segment of the Serratia fonticola genome:
AGGTTGCTGAAACGCCACGCTCAGAGAATTCTCTCACTGCGGCGTCGAGGATCTGCTGTCGTGTTTCTTGCGCCTGCTGTTTGGTTTTTCGTGCCATGACGTTGTTTTTTACGGGGAGTGTGATTTACATACATTCGCGAATGTATGTACCATAGCACGCACATAAAATTAACGCAGCAATGGGTTTTAAAGCTTGTGATCCATTGATCATTTTGAAATCGGACACTTGAGGTTTTTCTATGAACAAAAACAGAGGGTTAACGCCTCTGGCGGCAGTTCTGATGCTTTCAGGCAGCTTAGTGCTTACAGGATGTAACGATAAAGAAACCCAGCAACAAGGTGCCCAACACCCAGCGCCTTCCGTGGGTGTGGTGACATTGAAGGCTGAACCTCTCAATATTACTACCGATCTTCCTGGCCGCACTGCAGCATACCGCATCGCCGAAGTTCGCCCTCAGGTCAGTGGCATTATCCTGAAACGCAACTTTGTTGAAGGCAGCGATATCAAGGCAGGCGTTTCACTGTATCAAATCGATCCTGCCACCTATCAGGCGACCTACGACAGTGCCAAAGGCGATCTGGCCAAGGCCCAGGCCGCTGCCGAAATCGCGCGTCTCACGGTCAACCGCTACAAGCCGTTGCTGGGTACCAGCTACATCAGTAAACAGGATTACGATACTGCTACCTCTACACTGCTGCAGGCCAACGCTGCCGTGGTAGCGGCCAAAGCCGCCGTAGAAAGCGCGCGTATCAACCTGGCATACACCAAAGTGACCTCACCGATCTCTGGCCGCATTGGCTTGTCGACGGTCACCGAAGGGGCTCTGGTGACCAGCGGCCAGGCGACTGCATTGTCTACCGTGCAGCAACTGGACCCAATGTATGTCGACGTCACGCAATCAAGTAACGACTATCTGCGCCTGAAACAGGAATTGGCCAACGGCACCCTGAAACAGGAAAACGGCAAGGCCAAAGTGAAACTGCTGCTTGAAAACGGGCAGGAATACGCGCAGGAAGGTTCACTGGAGTTCTCTGACGTGACCGTCGATGAAACCACCGGTTCCATCACTATCCGCGCCATCTTCCCTAACCCGAACGATGCGCTGCTGCCAGGTATGTTCGTGCGTGCCCGCCTGGATGAAGGTGTGCGTAATGATGCACTGCTGGTTCCACAACAAGGCGTGACGCGCAACCCTCGTGGCGAAGCGACAGCATTAGTGGTTGGCGCGGACGAAAAAGTAGAACTGCGTACGTTGACCGCCACGCAGGCTATCGGCGACAAATGGTTGGTAACAGCCGGCCTGAAAGCGGGCGACCGCGTCATTGTTACCGGCTTGCAGAAGGTTAAACCTGGTGTACAGGTGAAAGCGCAAGAGGCTGACAGCCAGACATCTGCTCAGCCACAGACGCCATCTGAACCCGCGAAGCAGTCATAACAAGGAGCCGGTAATACATGGCTAAGTTCTTTATAGATCGCCCCATTTTTGCGTGGGTAATCGCCATTATCATTATGCTGGCAGGTATCCTGTCAATAATGAAACTGCCTATTGCGCAATACCCGACTATTGCGCCACCGGCAGTGTCGATCTCCGCAAACTACCCGGGCGCTGATGCCAAGACGGTGCAGGATACCGTGACACAGGTTATCGAACAGAATATGAACGGTATCGATAACCTGCTGTACATGTCATCCACCAGTGACTCGTCAGGTAACGTCCAGATTACGTTGACCTTCAACTCAGGTACCGATCCTGATATCGCACAGGTGCAGGTGCAGAACAAACTGCAACTGGCCATGCCGCTGTTGCCGCAGGAAGTGCAGCAACAAGGGGTCAGCGTTGAGAAATCAAGCAGCAGCTTCCTGATGGTTGCGGGCTTTATTTCCGAAGACGGCAGTATGTCGCAGGAAGATATCGCGGACTATGTAGGTTCCAACATCAAGGACCCTATCAGCCGTACTTCCGGTGTGGGTGACGTTCAACTGTTCGGTGCACAGTATGCAATGCGTATCTGGCTTGATCCGAACAAGCTGAACAACTACCAATTGACGCCTGGCGATGTCATTGCTGCTATCAAAGTGCAGAACAACCAGATTGCAGCAGGCCAATTGGGGGGTACACCACCAGTTAAAGGCCAGCAACTTAACTCATCAATCATTGCGCAAACCCGTTTGACCTCGCCGGAAGAGTTCAGCAAGATCCAGCTGAAAGTCAACCCGGACGGTTCGCAGGTGCGCCTGAGAGATGTGGCTAAGGTGGAGCTGGGTGGCGAAAGCTATAACATTATTGCCCGTTATAACGGTAAACCGGCTGCCGGTATCGGTATCAAACTGGCTACCGGCGCCAACGCCCTGAATACGGCCTCATCGGTCAAAGCAGAACTGACCAAGCTGGAGCCTTTCTTCCCGGCAAGCCTGAAAGTTGTTTACCCGTATGACACCACACCATTCGTTAAAATTTCGATTAACGAAGTGGTAAAAACCCTGATCGAAGCGATCATCCTGGTCTTCCTGGTCATGTATCTGTTCCTGCAGAACTTCCGCGCCACGCTGATCCCAACGATCGCCGTGCCGGTGGTATTGCTGGGAACATTCGCCATCCTGGCAGCATTTGGTTTCTCGATAAACACCCTGACGATGTTCGGCATGGTGCTGGCGATAGGCCTATTGGTGGATGACGCCATCGTGGTGGTGGAAAACGTTGAGCGTGTGATGGCGGAAGAAGGTTTACCGCCAAAAGAAGCCACCAAGAAATCGATGGATCAGATCCAGGGCGCACTGGTCGGTATTGCCATGGTGCTGTCTGCGGTATTTATCCCGATGGCCTTCTTCGGCGGTTCAACCGGGGCCATCTACCGTCAGTTCTCGATTACTATCGTTTCCGCCATGGTGCTATCTGTGCTGGTCGCGTTGATCCTGACGCCAGCACTGTGTGCCACGATGCTCAAACCGATCCCGAAAGGCGATCACGGTGTCAATACCGGCTTCTTTGGCTGGTTTAACCGCATGTTTGAGAAAAGCACCCATCACTACACCGACAGCGTGGCAAACATCCTGCGCAGTACCGGGCGCTACTTGGTGATCTACCTGCTGATCGTTGTGGGTATGGCCTTACTGTTCCTGCGTTTGCCTTCTTCATTCCTTCCGGACGAAGACCAGGGCATCCTGTTGACCATGGTGCAAATGCCAGCGGGTGCAACTCAGGAACGAACCCAGAAAGTGCTGGAAGAAGTTAACCACTACTTCCTGACCAAAGAAAAAGACAACGTTAACTCGGTGTTTACCGTTAACGGCTTCGGTTTCAGCGGCCAGGGGCAGAACACCGGTTTGGCGTTTATCAGCCTGAAGGATTGGTCTGAACGTAGTGGCGCAGCCAACAAAGTACCGGCCATTGCTGGCCGCGCAATGGGAGCTTTCTCGCAGATTAAGGACGGTCTGGTCTTCGCCTTTAACCTGCCTGCGATTGTGGAACTGGGTACTGCGACCGGCTTTGACTTCCAGTTGATCGATCAGGGTAACCTGGGCCACGAAAAACTGACGGAAGCACGTAACCAACTGTTGGGTATGGCCGCACAGCATCCTGATTTGCTGACCGGTATGCGTCCAAACGGTCTGGAAGATACACCGCAGTTCAAACTGGAAATCGATCAGGAGAAAGCACAGGCATTGGGCGTTTCCCTGAGTGATATCAATACCACGATTGGCGCTGCGCTGGGCGGTACCTACGTGAACGACTTTATCGACCGTGGTCGTGTGAAGAAAGTTTACGTGCAGGCTGAAGCACCATTCCGTATGTTGCCGGATGATATTAACAACTGGTATGTCCGCGGTAGCACTGGGCAGATGGTGCCATTCTCAGCCTTCTCCTCGGCCAAATGGCAATACGGCTCACCGCGTCTGGAACGCTATAACGGCCTGCCATCAATGGAAATCCTGGGTCAGGCTGCGCCGGGCAAGAGTACCGGTGAAGCGATGAACATGATGGAAGAGCTGGCGGCGAAACTGCCAACCGGTGTTGGCTATGACTGGACCGGTATGTCCTATCAGGAACGCCTGTCTGGTAACCAGGCTCCATCACTGTATGCCATCTCACTGATCGTGGTGTTCTTGTGTCTGGCAGCACTGTACGAGAGCTGGTCGATTCCGTTCTCCGTTATGCTGGTTGTGCCGTTGGGTGTTATTGGTGCCCTTTTGGCTGCGACTCTACGTGGGTTGGAAAACGACGTTTACTTCCAGGTTGGCCTGTTGACAACCATTGGTTTGTCGGCGAAGAACGCAATCTTGATCGTGGAATTCGCCAAAGATCTGATGGATAAAGAAGGCAAAGGGCTGGTTGAATCAACGTTGGAAGCGGTACGTATG
Coding sequences within it:
- the sdeX gene encoding multidrug efflux RND transporter periplasmic adaptor subunit SdeX yields the protein MNKNRGLTPLAAVLMLSGSLVLTGCNDKETQQQGAQHPAPSVGVVTLKAEPLNITTDLPGRTAAYRIAEVRPQVSGIILKRNFVEGSDIKAGVSLYQIDPATYQATYDSAKGDLAKAQAAAEIARLTVNRYKPLLGTSYISKQDYDTATSTLLQANAAVVAAKAAVESARINLAYTKVTSPISGRIGLSTVTEGALVTSGQATALSTVQQLDPMYVDVTQSSNDYLRLKQELANGTLKQENGKAKVKLLLENGQEYAQEGSLEFSDVTVDETTGSITIRAIFPNPNDALLPGMFVRARLDEGVRNDALLVPQQGVTRNPRGEATALVVGADEKVELRTLTATQAIGDKWLVTAGLKAGDRVIVTGLQKVKPGVQVKAQEADSQTSAQPQTPSEPAKQS
- the acrB gene encoding multidrug efflux RND transporter permease subunit AcrB — its product is MAKFFIDRPIFAWVIAIIIMLAGILSIMKLPIAQYPTIAPPAVSISANYPGADAKTVQDTVTQVIEQNMNGIDNLLYMSSTSDSSGNVQITLTFNSGTDPDIAQVQVQNKLQLAMPLLPQEVQQQGVSVEKSSSSFLMVAGFISEDGSMSQEDIADYVGSNIKDPISRTSGVGDVQLFGAQYAMRIWLDPNKLNNYQLTPGDVIAAIKVQNNQIAAGQLGGTPPVKGQQLNSSIIAQTRLTSPEEFSKIQLKVNPDGSQVRLRDVAKVELGGESYNIIARYNGKPAAGIGIKLATGANALNTASSVKAELTKLEPFFPASLKVVYPYDTTPFVKISINEVVKTLIEAIILVFLVMYLFLQNFRATLIPTIAVPVVLLGTFAILAAFGFSINTLTMFGMVLAIGLLVDDAIVVVENVERVMAEEGLPPKEATKKSMDQIQGALVGIAMVLSAVFIPMAFFGGSTGAIYRQFSITIVSAMVLSVLVALILTPALCATMLKPIPKGDHGVNTGFFGWFNRMFEKSTHHYTDSVANILRSTGRYLVIYLLIVVGMALLFLRLPSSFLPDEDQGILLTMVQMPAGATQERTQKVLEEVNHYFLTKEKDNVNSVFTVNGFGFSGQGQNTGLAFISLKDWSERSGAANKVPAIAGRAMGAFSQIKDGLVFAFNLPAIVELGTATGFDFQLIDQGNLGHEKLTEARNQLLGMAAQHPDLLTGMRPNGLEDTPQFKLEIDQEKAQALGVSLSDINTTIGAALGGTYVNDFIDRGRVKKVYVQAEAPFRMLPDDINNWYVRGSTGQMVPFSAFSSAKWQYGSPRLERYNGLPSMEILGQAAPGKSTGEAMNMMEELAAKLPTGVGYDWTGMSYQERLSGNQAPSLYAISLIVVFLCLAALYESWSIPFSVMLVVPLGVIGALLAATLRGLENDVYFQVGLLTTIGLSAKNAILIVEFAKDLMDKEGKGLVESTLEAVRMRLRPILMTSLAFILGVMPLVISSGAGSGAQNAVGTGVMGGMVTATVLAIFFVPVFFVVVRRRFSKKSEDLEHAHQVEHH